The Bradyrhizobium diazoefficiens genome contains the following window.
AAGTCGGAGGCTGACCGCAAGAAGGGTTGCACCAAACCACCTAAGCCGGGCAGTGCGGCCGGCGGTTGCGCCTTCGACGGCGCCAAGATCGCGCTGCAGCCGTTCACCGATGTGGCCCATCTGGTGCACGGACCCATCGCCTGTGAGGGCAATTCCTGGGACAACCGCGGTGCAGCTTCGTCCGGGGCCAGCATCTGGCGCACCGGCTTCACCACTGACATGAACGAAACCGATATCGTGTTCGGCGGCGAGAAGCGACTTTACAAGGCGATCAGGGAGATCTTGGCGAAATACGATCCGGCGGCGATCTTCGTCTATCAGACCTGCATTCCCGCCATGATCGGCGACGACATCAATGCCGTCTGCAAAGCGGCTTCCCGGAAGTTCGGCAAGCCCGTGATTCCGGTCAATTCGCCAGGCTTCGTAGGGTCGAAAAACCTCGGCAATAAGCTTGCGGGGCAAGCACTGCTTGATCATGTCATCGGCACCGAAGAGCCGGACCACACCACGTCCTGCGACATTAACCTGATCGGCGAATACAACCTCTCGGGCGAATTGTGGCAGGTCAAGCCGCTGTTGGACGAGCTCGGCATCCGCATCCTCTCCTGCATTTCCGGAGACGGGAAATATCGCGAAGTCGCCTCATCGCATCGGGCGCGCGCCGCCATGCTGGTCTGTTCGAAGTCGATGATCAATGTGGCGCGCAAGATGCAAGAGCGCTATGGCATCCCGTTCTTCGAAGGCTCGTTCTACGGCATCCAGGACTCCAGCGACGCACTGCGCAACATTGCACGCGTTTTGGTCGCGCGCGGGGGCCCGGAAGATCTGATCGGCCGGACCGAGGCCGTCATAGCGCGGGAGGAGGCGCGCGCGTGGGCGAAAATCGGATCCTACAGGCCGCGCCTTGCCGGCAAGAGGGCACTTCTCATCACAGGTGGCGTGAAATCCTGGTCCGTGCTGGCCGCGTTGCAGGAGGCCGGCCTCGAGCTGGTCGGCACCAGCGTCAAAAAATCCACAAAAGAAGACAAGCAGCGCATCAAGCAGCGGATGGGGCAGGACGCCCATATGATCGACGACATGGCGCCACGGGATATGTACAGGATGCTGAAGGCCGCAAAAGCGGACATCATGCTCTCCGGCGGCAAGTCGCAATTCGTCGCGCTGAAGGCGGCGATGCCCTGGCTCGACATCAACCAGGAGCGCTCTCATGCCTATATGGGCTATTTGGGGATCGTGAACCTGGTCGAGGAGATCGACAAGGCGCTGTTCAATCCGATGTGGGAGCAACTGCGCCGGCCGGCCCCATGGGACGGGATCGCCAAGGATGGCCAGCCCATGCGCTTGGCCCTTGCGCAGAGCGAGGGACAGCCCGCCGAGACCGCAAAAACCCCGGCGCTCATGGAGGCGAGCCGCCGCGCGAAAAAGGTTTGCCTCTGCAACAAAGTCGATCGAGGAACGATCGAAGATGCAATCCACGTGCACGGTCTGACGAGCGTCGAGGGTGTCAGAGAGCACGCCGACGCATACGGCGGCTGCTGCAGGAGCCGGATCCAGGACATCCTGAAGGCGATGTCGGTCTCGCAGCCGCCTGCCATGCGGCAGGCCGCGGAATAGGACGGCGTCATGGCTCTCGTCAGCACGCCGAGCAAGGCCTGCACGGTCAACCCGCTGAAGATGAGCCAGCCCATCGGCGGCGCATTCGCGTTCATGGGCCTGCGCGGGGCGATGCCGCTTCTGCACGGTTCGCAAGGCTGCACGTCGTTCGGGCTCACGCTGTTCGTGCGGCATTTCAAGGAACCGGTCCCGCTGCAGACCACCGCGATGAGCGAGGTGACAACCGTGCTCGGCGGGTTTGAAAATATCGAGCAAGCCATCCTCAACATCCACCATCGAGCCAAGCCGGCGATCATCGGGATCTGCTCGACCGGGATAACGGAAACGAACGGCGACGATATCGACGGCTACATCAAGCTGATCCGCAAGAAGCATCCGCAACTCGCCACATTTCCCCTGGTCCATGTCTCGACGCCCGATTTCAAGGATGCGTTCCAGGACGGCTGGGAAAAGGCAGTGGCGCGCATGGTCGAGGTGCTTGTCAGCGCGCCGACGATCGCGGCAGAGCGCGATCCCGCGCGGGTGAATGTCCTGCCCGGATGTCACCTGACGCCCGCGGACCTCGATGAGGTCAGAACGATTCTGGAGGATTTCGGGCTCAAGCCACGCTTCCTGCCTGACCTAGCGGGATCGCTGGACGGGCATATCCCCGAGGAGTTTACGTCAACGACCATCGGCGGCATCGGCATTGAGGAAATTGCCAGCATGGGCCAGTCCGGCTGGACCATTGCCATCGGTGCGCAGATGCGGCGGGCGGCAGAAGCCATGCAGACCAGGACCGGGGTGCCGTTTCGCCTGTTCGAGCGATTGTGTGGCCTCATCCCCAACGATGAATTCATCGCGTTCTTGAGCGAGATCTCCGGCCGCCCTGTGCCAACCAAATATCGGCGCCAGCGCGGACAGCTCGCCGATGCGATGCTGGACGCCCATTTCCATATCGGCGGCCGTAAGCTCGCGATCGGTGCCGAGCCTGACCTCTTGTTCGACTTCTCCAGCATGCTGCACGACATGGGCGCGCAGGTCACGGCGGCCGTGACGACCACGCCCTCGCCCGTGCTGGAGCGGATAAGGACGGAGGAGGTGCTGATCGGCGATCTTGAGGATCTGGAAGAGCGCGCCCGGAGAGCGAATTGCGATCTATTGATCACGCATTCGCATGGCCGCCAAGCGGCGGAACGGCTCAAGATCCCGTTTCATCGCGCGGGATTTCCGATGTTCGACCGCCTTGGCGCAGCACACCAGCTGTCCGTTGGGTATCGCGGCACGCGCGATCTGATCTTCCATCTCGCCAACTTGGTCATCGCCGACCGCGAGGAAAATCATAAACCCTGCCCCGATAGCTGGCGGGCCTCAACGCCGCCTCTCAAGTCCGGACGCAGCTTCACCGACGCAACAGAGAGGTCGATTGCATGAAGGTCGCATTCGCTACCCAGGATTTGAGGCGCGTCGATGCCCATTTCGGCTGGGCCAAGAACATTGTCATCTATGACGTCGGCCCGGACGGGCACGTCTTTCTGAAGGCGGTGCAGTTCGATGGCGATCTCAGGGAAGACGGCAACGAGGATAAGCTCGCGCCCAAGATCGAGGTGATCAAGGATTGCGCCATCCTCTATGTCGTTGCGATTGGCGGCTCCGGCGCTGCGCGGGTGGTGGCGAATAAAATCCATCCCATCAAGGTGAATAAGCCCGAGAACATCCTGGCGCTGCTCGAAAAGCTCCAACGGATGCTGAACGGGACGCCGCCCCCCTGGATCCGCAAGGCCCTGGCGAAGGCCAAGGAGCGCAGGTTCGATTTCGAGGAATGAGGATCACATGACTGAGGCCGCAGAAGCGAGGCAAGCCGATACTGCTCTTGACGCGCCGTTCGTCAAACAGCTGGTCAAGATCTGGCGCGCTGAGGACAGCCATGGGACATGGGAGGGCAAGAGCGATCTCGATTTGCTCGAGCCCTATATCCTGGATAAGGAGACGCGGCACGCGCTGCCGATCGTGGGCGATCCAGATCCAGACACGGTGTGGCGCGTGGAGCTGTTCTTCAACGCGGTCGCGCTCTCGATCGAGAAGGCGGCCGGCGTGATGATCCAGCCGATGCTGAAGATGCATCATGAAGGCTTTGGCCGAATGGTGCTGATCGGAGGCCGCCTGATCGTCGTCAATAAGCAGCTGCGCGACGTGCATCGCTTCGGGTTCGAAAATCTTGCGAAGCTCGCCGCCGAGGGTGAAAAGTATGTCGCAGACGGGGTCGGGATGATCCGGAAATTTCCGGACGCTGCGAATTATTGAGGGCGGCACATGAGCGAACTTGAAAGGCTGAAGGCAGACATCAAGAAGCTGTCAGACAAGGCGACACAGGCCAAGATGGACCTGCACGACCTGTCAGAGGAGCTGCCGCTCAACTGGCACTCGATCATGGCGGTGGCGCAAAGAGCACATGAGGCGTTTGCCGAGCTCGAGAAAAAGCGCGAGGATCTCAAGGCGCAGGAAAGGGCGTAAAGGTATACAAGCATGTCATTTGTAACGCGCGACGGCCGCGGCTGGATGCCCGATTATCTCGTCTCGATCGATTCCGGAAAATGCATCGGATGCGGACGCTGCTTCAAGGTCTGTGGTCGCCATGTCATGATATTAAAAGGGATCAACGAAGAGGGCGATCTTATCGAACTTGACAGCGACGAGGACGATGAGATCGAAAAGAAGATCATGGTGATGAATGATGAGGGCGCCTGTATCGGCTGCGGCGCCTGCGCCCGGGTCTGTCCGACCAACTGCCAGACTCACGCGCCCGCCGCGGAAGGGGCTTGACGGCCGCCTCCGTTCGTCTGTGCAGGACAAGGACGGACACTCGGTGCGAGAGCGCGGGCGAGAGAATTCCGGTGGTCGCAACTTCACGCCGCGCCTTCGGTGGCGCAACTTGGCGAAACCCGCGGACAATAGCTGACCCGCTTCGATGAGCATCCGAACGCACGAACATGCTCGTCTCCTCCGACGAAGGCCTAGTGATGATGTCCGGTCGCAAAGGTATGCTCACTTCAGGTGGGAATGATCAATGGGAGGGGCGGAAAAGACCGGCGAGGACTAACCTCGACGAAGGGCTTGCCAAGCGAATGGGCCAATGGAGGTTGTCTCCATGCGCGGCGCGGATGACACCACCGCCGTGGTCGTCGTCTCGCCGCATCAGGTAAACGGGACCATTCGCTCCTCGGACTGAAGCTCCCGGTGGCCTTGCGGCGGCGGAGTCTTTGCGCAGATCGCGCTCAGAACTCGGCAGCCGCCTCTGGCGTGGTACTCGCGGCTGAATCCACCAACGGACTAGGGTCTGTTGAGATTCAGGATTCACAGAACGGAATGTCCGTGATTCAAGCTCCGAAAGGAGTTTGGCATGCCCCGATTCGTTCTGACAGATGCTCAATGGGCGAAGATGGAGCCGGTTTGTTTGGGCAAGCCGAGGGACCCCGGCCGCAGTGGAAGCGATAACCGTCTGTTTCTGGAAGCTGTACTGTGGATCGCCCGCACGGGCAGCCCATGGCGGGATCTGCCGCCGACGTTCGGCAACTGGAATACCGTGTTCAAACGCTATCGCGACTGGGTGAAAGCCGGTGTTTTCAAGCGGATCTTCGATGCCGTATCGGATGATCCGGACATGGAGTTCGCCATGGTCGACGCGACCATCGTCAAGGTTCACCGCCACGGGCAGGGAGCAAAAGGGGGACCAAAAATCAGGCCATCGGCAAGTCAAAAGGCGGCTGGACCACCAAAATCCTCGCGCTGACTGACGCGCTCGGGAATCTGGTGCGGTTCATCCTGCTCCCCGGCCATCGCTTTGACACCGTCGGCGTCGTGCCCCTGATCAAGGATATCGAGTTCGGTGGCTTGATCGCCGACAAGGCTTTTGATTCCAACTGGATCATCGAAGACTTGAACGAACGCAAGGCCAAGATCGTCATCTCGCAACATCAAAGGCGCGCTCAGCCTCTCGACATCGACAAAGACATTTACAAATGGCGTCACTTGATCGAAAATTTCTTCGGCAAGCTCAAGGAATTCAAACGCATAGCAATGCGTTGCGACAAGACAGACAGCAGCTTCGAGGCCATGATTTACCTCGCCACCGCTGTAATCCATTCCAGATGAATCTCAACAGACCCTAGTCTAGAAGAATACTGATGTCGACACCAAGACGTTCAGGGCATGTCCGGTTTGGCGTGAATATGTGATGGTTGTCGGGTTATTGATGTAGAGCAGGCCGAGCGTTGCATAGACGCCCGGCGCCAGCCGCGCGGTGTATCTGCCCCAGATCGCCGTGCTATCGCGATGGACGAGATCGCCCTTAGCCAAGGCGGCATCGACGGCAAGATGGCTCCAAGCGGTGTTGGTGGCAGCAATGGCGATCTGATCACCGGGCCGGCTGCTGAATAGTCCTTTCGCATAAACACGAAGCTCGAGATAGCGGCTGACCTTGTTGACATCAGACGGAGCGTACATGGCGGAGAACCCACCATAGAGTCCCCGCGCTGGCGAACCCTCGGCATCGGATTGCCAAAACTGTCGGTCCACTGCCAAGTAATAGGCGCTGTTCGCGTCGGCTCTCGGTTGGCTCGGATCCGCCAAGTTCGGATAGCGGCTGTCGTTGAAACCGATTCCAGCCCGCAACCAGGTCTCGGGCAATCCCGGAGCCGCCTTGGCCTTGTATCCAAATTCATCAAGCAACAAAATGCCGGCATTGGCCGCGCGCCAGTTCAAGCCGGTGGGATTTTCGCTCATGTGCGCCAATTGTCCATCCGGACTGACGGAGCGCTGGATCGAAATCTTGTTGTAGAGGCGATCGTCAAGATTGTACTTCACGTTGAGAGCCGGCGTCGGCGCGGAATTGTTGCTCATTCCAGCTTGGGACAAGATGACCGGCGTCGGTCCGAACGGATTCATTCCCAAGAATTCGTCATGATTTCGGAGGTAACCCATCTTGAGTTCGAGCTTCCTGTCGAAGAACGTCTGGTAATAGGCGATTGTATTGATTCCCACTCGATCTGGCCCGGCGGGCTTCCAGGTCCAATATTGTTGCTCGGCTCCGACGGTTATCTGACCATCAGCAATTCCAAATCGGCCGAGATCGTAGGTCACGATCATGGAATTTACGGTACCGAATGTCGGACTCTCGCCAATATACCGCTGATTGAAGATGGTGCTCTTGGATGCACTCGGCATTCGGTTGTCGATCAAGCTGTTTTGCGTCCAGCCCACATAGCCGATCCCGAGATCCGCCAGCGCGGACCTCACCCCGCCCTTGTCTTGATCGATCGTATCCGCAGGCCCGGGTATATTGAGCCAAATGCCTTTCTCACGCAGGTTATCGAACTTCGCGAACGGGGCGATCCTGTCTGGGGCCCTGGTCTCAGCAACTTTGCCTGGATGATCGTGCCTCGATTCAGGGGCATTGATCGGTTGTGCCGGCGCCGAGCGGGCGGCGAGAGGCGCTGTTCGTTTGAGCCGACGGCTTCGGACACTGATGGTCGCGCCGCTCTGCTTTTGAATTGCTGGTCCAGGAGCATCACCCGGCGCCTCGCTCCTGGTGTCTGATGCTTTCTCAGCACCTGCCAAGGCCGAGCCGCAGACGAGACTCGCCGCAAAGGATACGGCGACGGCAAGCCCGGTCTGCGACATGGTTGATTGAGCGAAGACCGGAGCCGCAGCCGAGCGAGTGCGAACCCTCATCGCCACGCCCGCATGCGAGCTGAGTTTCCCCTCCTTGTTGCTGGCCTTGATAGAGTGTGCGCCGACCAGATTGGTCCGGAGCTCACTCGCAAAACCCGGAAGCTGCTGCGTCAGAAAGCGCGACACGGACGCGCATGAGAAAAGGGAGATCGCGGTCGAAGAGGTCATCGCTGCAGCCGCCGGAAATGGACATTGTTCAATGCCGACAGCGGACTACGCTCGTGGATGCTGTAAGAGCAAACGAGCGGAAGAGACTGCGTCGGCGGGATCTTTGACGTCTCTGGGGAGCCTTAAGCGACCTAAGCGGACGGCTCCTTGGCGGGGTTTATGCGCATCGAGCTCAATCGACCATCGGTGCTGACGGGCACCTCGCCAGCGACGGTGGCACGGCGAACGACACGACGCTGGTCGCCGTAATCCCTGACCGCATAATGTTGCGTGGCGCGGTTGTCCCAGATCGCCACATCGCCCACCTTCCAACTCCACCGCACGGTGTTTTCGGGCGCGGTGATATGGGACTGGAAAAGGGTGATTAGCCTCTGGCCATCATATTTCGGGATGCCAACCAACCGTTGCACCACGTCGCCGAGCACCAGCGCGCGTTCTCCGGTTTCAGGATGGACACGCACGACGGGATGCTCGGTCTCATAGACCGTCCTGGCGAACACCTCGTCGAGATGCTTTTTGTCGGCCTCGCTGTTGGCCATGACGGAGTAGTCGAACGCATTGCTGTGAACCGCCCAGAGTTCGTCGGCAAGCCGTTGCAGAGGCGCGGAGAGGTCCAGATAGGCGGTCGCGGTGTTTGACCAGATCGTATCGCCGCCAAATTGGGGGATCACAACGCCTCGCAGGACCGCGATTTTAGGATAAGCCTCGAAGAAGGTCCCGTCGCTGTGCCAGAGGTCGGCTCGGCGAGGGGGGCGCGCGGAATCAAGCTCGATCATCGATACCGTTCCCTCGATGGCAGCGAGTATCGGATACGCCATAAGCGTTCCGAAACGAAGGGCAAAGCGCTCCTGCTCTGCGTTGTCGAGATGGCCCTGATCGCGAAAGAAGAGAACCTTGTGCTCGAGCAGCAGGCTGTTGATCGCGGTAATTGTCTCCGCCGGCAAATCGCCGGACAGCTTGAAGTTCCTGATTTCAGCGCCGATCCGCGCCGCGCGCTTTGCGATGTCGGCTTGCGGAATGATACTGTCGATCGAGGATATCTTGGTCATGCTGGCATTCTCCCGAAAACGCATCTGTTCGCAAAACCAACCTTTTGGGCCGGGACGCGAATAAGTAAGTCGCAGAATCGGACGGCACATGCAGGCGGCATCAAATTCCGCTGCTATGGACCCGTTGCTGCGCGCTTCGCGCGATATCAACGAGATCACGTTTGACCTACACGACGCTGATTTTCCTGCCGTTTGACATGCCCGGTCACCTCGAACAATTGCGAAGATTGGTAGTTGACCGAGACGCAAGCCTATCCACATTCACGCGAGATCGACGACGGAATGCCGCTGTCAGGCTCGTTGTATCCCCATGGGCCATATCTCAGCACCCGGGGCAGTAGAAGAGCTGAGGATCTCATTGTATTACCTGGCCGCTGGCGTTTGACGATGTTGCATTGGCCCAAGTAGCGATACAGCGACATTCCTAGCGAATATGATCTTCATCAGGTGCGTGTGGAGCGAGTACCACGAGCAAGCATTGCCGACACAAGGGTGTTTCTCGATCGCGTGCTATTCCTTCGAGAAGGTCAAATGCATGCGGCGGTGAGCCGGATCATGCAGGCGCCGCTCAAGAACCGCAGATTCAGCTTTTGCTGGTTCGGATGTCCTTCTGGCCCCGGCCGTTGGATGATGTTCAACACCGAGCCAAAGCGACGTCGGTTCGGAACGTAACGGGCGCGACTTGCGACAACGCCGGTTGTTGGACCGCTGCAACCGGCCCTCGTGCGCGCGAAATCGAATTGCGATGTGGTTCTATTGGGCGGCAGCATCATCCATATCGCGCTCGCGAACGACGCCGGCCACAACTGAGAATAAAAAGGCCCGCACGGCGGAGCCCCGTGCGGGCCTTCCTGGAATCAGTCAATCTGGTTACCTCCGCCAGTCTGTACCGATCCAAGCTCGCAGGGAACGAAAGGCCTGCAAAAGCTGGACGTCGTCACGCGGTGCAGCAGTTCCGCATCTTCCTGTGTCTGAGGCAGAGAGGATTGCTAAGGACGGCGGCGATTTAGCTGGCCGCCTGACAATCCGCTTTAGAGTATGAAATGGAGAGGATGAATGGGCTCCCAGGACAGGAATGGATCGGTGAGGCGGCTGAGAAGGGACCACGCCAGCTTCGCAAACCGGTTACGCTCGCGGCTGTCGCTGTTCGCTTCTTGGCTGAATAGTCCAATGACCGTGTCACGTTCGTGATGGGACGCCGAATTCAACCCGCCGTGAGCTTCGAAGTCGCGCGGCTTTGTGGCCACACCTTCGCATCGAGCGATCAGGAGGAGCGCCTGGATGTCCAGCGGCTTGGTGGCGTCGTGCTTGGCTGCAGTCATGGAGAATGATCCCTCTAGCTAAGACAATGCCTCCGGTTTCGGAGGCGCGATACGCGATGCAAATTGCTTGCCGAACGGAATGTGGTGCTTGACCGGCGAATCCAAAAATGGCGCGCAGGGTATTGCAACGCCTCGTAAGCCCGTCGTTAGGAACCCTACAGCGTACCCTGCGGTAATCGAGGTGAGAAAGAGAGAAGCGTACGCATTGTGACATGCGAGCAGAATTTGCACGGCCGCCTCTTGTCTGAAAGGGTTGAGGACTTTCAGAATCTGACCCTCAGACTAGAGACGTTCCGATGGCTCGGGCCAGCCCTGTCCTCCGACGCACGATCGAGAAGACGACTTTCCGGAATTTACCGCCGACGAGGCGGCGCCAATCAAGACGTCCGGGGTTCGTCTAGATGACGGGATGTACTCACTCAGAGCCTGTAACAACCGCGTTACCGGCACCGGAAGGAACGCGTTGTGCCCCAGTCAACTACTAACCTTAGTAATTGATCGTTTCGGCGCACACATGGCAATCGTGGCGGCATGACGCTGCGCATGTCATGCGTCGAGGAAATCGGAATGCAATTGAGGTCTGTGCGCGCGAACGAGCCTGATGGGCATGTTGACTGGCCGTCTGCAACGACAAGGGTTACTCCAAACGCGATCGTTTTTTTATCACGCAAAGCCATGATGGATGCTCCGTCGCGATTGCCGAGCAGGCGCGCGAAGCCCTGCTTTCCGATCACTGCGATCCCTCGAAGGAGGAGTCTTGCCGCGAGCAAGACGCTATGTGTGAGAAAATGCCGAAGCTGTATGGTGGAAGAGGCGGGGCGTTCCCGATCGGCCAAGAATGCCAGGCTTCCAGGTCCGACCAACTTGGGTTGTTGGCGTCGAGCGTCTCGCTCCGCGAAGGGGTGCCGACCGAGGACCGGCGATCTCTCGCGCCTTTGCGACGCTGCGGTTAATTCAGATAGAGCAGGTTTGCGCGGTGAGATTGGCCAGATTGCGCTATGACCTCTCCAGCTGATAAACCTCCTAGCGCGATGCGGGTCGTGTTGCCCTTCGTGTTCCGGCGCTGGCTGAAGCAGCCGGGGTGTACCCTTGTCGTGGCCGGCGGACTACTAGGTGCGACCCTCGCCGATCTTTTCATGCCGGTGTTCTCGGGGCACCTGATCGATGGGCTGGCGCGCGGCCCGTCAAATTCCGACGCGCGGCATGCGACATTGATCGCATTCGGCGCTATCGTTGCGCTGGGCGCAACGTCGATGGTGCTCCGACTGATCGGCCTGCGGGCGATCGTGACGTTCACGCTGAAGATCATGTCTGACGTGGCGCAGGATGCGTTCACCCGCGTGCAGCGCTTCTCGACCGATTGGCACGCCAACTCCTTTGCGGGCTCCACGGTGCGCAAGATCACCCGCGGCATGTGGGCGCTCGATCTGTTGAACAATACCATCTTGGCGGCGCTGGCGCCTTCAGTGCTGGTGCTGATCGGATCGACAATCCTGCTCGGCGCGCATTGGACCTCGCTCGGCCTCGTGATCGCGCTCGGCACGCTCGCCTATATCACGATAACAGTGCTGTTCTCGACGCGCTACATCGCGCCGGCCGCGCGCATCTCCAATGTTTGGGACACCAAGGTCGGAGGCACGCTGGCAGATGCGCTGACATGCAATGCGGTGGTCAAGTCGTTCGGCGCCGAAACACGTGAGGATGCGCGGCTCGCCCGCGTCATCAACCGCTGGCGCGTGCGCGTGCAGCGGACCTGGCTACGCCACAATTGCACTGCCCTGTTGCAACTCTCGCTGCTGTTGTGCCTGCGCGGCTCGGTGATCGGCGGCTCAGTCCTGCTGTGGATGGCGGGGAACGCCTCGCCCGGCGACGTCACCTATGTGCTGACCAGCTACTATGTCATCCACGGCTATTTGCGTGACGTCGGCATGCACATCAACAACCTACAGCGCTCGGTCAACGATATGGACGAGCTGGTCGCCATCCACGACGAGCCGATTGGCATCGCCGACGCTGCAGGCGCGCGACCCATCGCGATCGAGGGCGGCGAGATCGTGTTCGACGACGTCACGTTCCACTATGGCGGCCATATCGCGCCGCTCTATGACGGGCTGTCGGTGACGATCCGCGCCGGCGAGCGGGTCGGTCTCGTCGGCCGCTCCGGCGCTGGCAAGACGACCTTCGTCAAGCTGGTGCAGCGGCTCCACGAAGTCTCCGATGGTTGCGTTCTGATCGACGGCCAGGACATCGCGCTGGCCACGCAGCAATCGCTGCGCAGCCAGATCGCAATCGTGCAACAGGAGCCAATCCTGTTCCACCGCTCGCTTGCCGAGAACATCGCCTATGGGCAGCCCGGCGCCGACCTGAAGGCAATCGAGCAGGCGGCGCGGCTTGCCAACGCGCACGAATTCATCCTGCGGATGCCGAGGGGCTACGGCACGCTGGTTGGCGAGCGCGGCGTCAAGCTCTCGGGCGGCGAACGGCAGCGCGTGGCGCTGGCGCGCGCCTTCCTGGCCGATGCGCCGGTGCTGATCCTGGACGAGGCGACCTCGAGCCTAGATTCGGAATCGGAGGCGCTGATCCAGCAGGCGATGGAGCGGCTCATGAAGGGCCGCACCTCGATCGTGATCGCACACCGCCTGTCGACGGTGCGCAGCCTCGATCGCATCCTGGTGTTTGATCGCGGCAATATCGTCGAGCAGGGCACGCATGTTGCCCTGACCAAGCGGCCCGGCGGCATCTATCGCGGGCTGTTCGAGAGGCAGGCCACCGAGTTCGGCCATATTTCGGCGGCGGGCTAGCCGTTGGCATCGTTTTATTGAGATCTCGGTCGTTTGAGGCGAGGTCGCTGGTGCTGAGCGGAACCTCAAACCGCCGAGTTACTGTTCTTGTGAGCGTCTGTTCAAACTGATCTTCACGCAACTGCGCATTCGCGAGAGGGACAACGTGGATATGAGCGTAGCCCATTTGACTGAGTC
Protein-coding sequences here:
- a CDS encoding ABC transporter ATP-binding protein, producing MTSPADKPPSAMRVVLPFVFRRWLKQPGCTLVVAGGLLGATLADLFMPVFSGHLIDGLARGPSNSDARHATLIAFGAIVALGATSMVLRLIGLRAIVTFTLKIMSDVAQDAFTRVQRFSTDWHANSFAGSTVRKITRGMWALDLLNNTILAALAPSVLVLIGSTILLGAHWTSLGLVIALGTLAYITITVLFSTRYIAPAARISNVWDTKVGGTLADALTCNAVVKSFGAETREDARLARVINRWRVRVQRTWLRHNCTALLQLSLLLCLRGSVIGGSVLLWMAGNASPGDVTYVLTSYYVIHGYLRDVGMHINNLQRSVNDMDELVAIHDEPIGIADAAGARPIAIEGGEIVFDDVTFHYGGHIAPLYDGLSVTIRAGERVGLVGRSGAGKTTFVKLVQRLHEVSDGCVLIDGQDIALATQQSLRSQIAIVQQEPILFHRSLAENIAYGQPGADLKAIEQAARLANAHEFILRMPRGYGTLVGERGVKLSGGERQRVALARAFLADAPVLILDEATSSLDSESEALIQQAMERLMKGRTSIVIAHRLSTVRSLDRILVFDRGNIVEQGTHVALTKRPGGIYRGLFERQATEFGHISAAG